In one Cupriavidus taiwanensis genomic region, the following are encoded:
- a CDS encoding alpha/beta fold hydrolase, giving the protein MREIIHFSHANGFPVTTYRKLFGELDGEFEFRAVDRYGHKPEFPVTRGWPHLVEELLGDIDRQYRQPVWLVGHSLGGFLSLMAALRRPERVRGVVMLDSPIIAGWRASLLKTAQMLGIDEKPGPAAVTKNRRTHWPDAEAVWEHFRAKPNFAVWDQDVLRDYAIHGTEPTGKDSERRLRFDREVEYWIYRTLPTSLGRKVARGAPVPVGFVAGTRSREVRQCGLGATRRLVGSNLRFIEGGHLYPMERPQQTAQLVRELIGAMRQQGR; this is encoded by the coding sequence ATGCGCGAGATCATCCATTTTTCCCACGCCAACGGCTTCCCGGTGACGACTTACCGCAAGCTGTTCGGCGAACTCGACGGCGAGTTCGAATTCCGCGCCGTGGACCGCTACGGCCACAAGCCGGAATTCCCGGTGACGCGCGGCTGGCCGCACCTGGTGGAAGAGTTGCTGGGCGACATCGACCGCCAATACCGCCAGCCGGTGTGGCTGGTGGGCCATTCGCTGGGCGGCTTCCTGTCGCTGATGGCGGCACTGCGCCGCCCGGAACGGGTGCGCGGCGTGGTCATGCTGGACTCGCCGATCATCGCCGGCTGGCGCGCGTCGCTGCTGAAGACCGCGCAGATGCTTGGCATCGACGAAAAACCCGGCCCGGCGGCGGTGACCAAAAACCGGCGCACGCACTGGCCGGACGCCGAGGCGGTGTGGGAACACTTCCGCGCCAAGCCCAATTTCGCGGTGTGGGACCAGGACGTGCTGCGCGACTACGCCATCCACGGCACCGAACCCACCGGCAAGGACAGCGAGCGCCGGCTGCGCTTCGACCGCGAGGTCGAATACTGGATCTACCGCACGTTGCCGACCAGCCTCGGGCGCAAGGTCGCGCGCGGCGCGCCGGTGCCGGTCGGCTTCGTCGCCGGCACGCGCTCGCGCGAGGTGCGGCAGTGCGGGCTGGGCGCGACGCGCCGGCTGGTCGGGTCCAACCTGCGCTTCATCGAGGGCGGCCACCTGTACCCGATGGAACGGCCGCAGCAGACCGCGCAACTGGTGCGCGAACTGATCGGCGCGATGCGCCAGCAGGGGCGCTGA
- a CDS encoding CTP synthase, whose translation MTKFVFVTGGVVSSLGKGIAAASLAAILESRGLKVTLLKLDPYINVDPGTMSPFQHGEVFVTEDGAETDLDLGHYERFVSAKMRKSNNFTTGQIYESVIRKERRGEYLGKTVQVIPHITNEIQAFVEKGAAASHDGKADVALVEIGGTVGDIESLPFLEAARQMSLRMGRNHCAFVHLTLVPFIASAGELKTKPTQHSVQKLREIGISPTALLCRADRPIPDDERAKISLFANIPQDAVISVWDADSIYKIPQMLNEQGLDRLICEELRLDPRPADLSMWQKLVNAQENPEHEITIGMVGKYVDLTESYKSLIEALRHAGMHTATRVNIEYIDSEELESGHLEVLAPLDAILVPGGFGKRGTEGKIRAIQYARENKIPYLGICLGMQLAVIEFARHLAGMADANSTEFNLETEHPVVALITEWVDREGKVEQRSADSDLGGTMRLGAQRVPVKEGTKAAAIYGAEVNERHRHRYEVNNHYVPTLEKAGMVISARTPTENLPEMMELPESMHPWFVGVQFHPEFTSTPRDGHPLFKAYVEAALASQQRKGA comes from the coding sequence ATGACCAAATTCGTCTTCGTCACCGGTGGCGTCGTCTCTTCTCTTGGCAAGGGCATCGCTGCTGCCTCGCTCGCGGCCATTCTTGAGTCGCGCGGCCTCAAAGTCACCCTCCTCAAGCTCGATCCCTACATCAACGTCGACCCCGGCACGATGAGCCCTTTCCAGCATGGCGAGGTGTTTGTCACGGAAGACGGTGCGGAAACCGACCTCGATCTCGGCCACTACGAGCGTTTCGTCTCGGCCAAGATGCGCAAGTCGAACAACTTCACCACCGGCCAGATCTACGAATCGGTGATCCGCAAGGAGCGCCGCGGCGAATACCTGGGCAAGACCGTGCAGGTGATCCCGCATATCACCAACGAGATCCAGGCCTTCGTCGAGAAGGGCGCGGCCGCGTCGCACGACGGCAAGGCCGACGTGGCGCTGGTGGAAATCGGCGGCACCGTGGGTGACATCGAGTCGCTGCCGTTCCTGGAAGCCGCGCGCCAGATGAGCCTGCGCATGGGCCGCAACCACTGCGCTTTCGTGCACCTGACGCTGGTGCCGTTCATTGCCAGCGCCGGCGAGCTGAAGACCAAGCCGACCCAGCACTCGGTGCAGAAGCTGCGCGAAATCGGCATCTCGCCGACCGCGCTGCTATGCCGCGCCGACCGTCCGATCCCGGACGACGAGCGCGCCAAGATCTCGCTGTTCGCCAATATCCCGCAGGACGCCGTGATCTCGGTGTGGGACGCCGACAGCATCTACAAGATCCCGCAGATGCTCAACGAGCAGGGCCTGGACCGCCTGATCTGCGAGGAACTTCGCCTGGACCCGCGCCCGGCCGACCTGTCGATGTGGCAGAAGCTGGTCAACGCCCAGGAAAATCCCGAGCATGAAATCACCATCGGCATGGTCGGCAAGTACGTCGACCTGACCGAGTCGTACAAGTCGCTGATCGAGGCGCTGCGCCACGCCGGCATGCACACCGCCACGCGCGTCAACATCGAATACATCGATTCCGAGGAACTGGAATCGGGCCACCTCGAGGTGCTGGCGCCGCTCGACGCGATCCTGGTCCCGGGCGGCTTCGGCAAGCGCGGCACCGAAGGCAAGATCCGCGCGATCCAGTACGCGCGCGAGAACAAGATCCCCTACCTGGGCATCTGCCTGGGCATGCAGCTGGCGGTGATCGAATTTGCGCGCCACCTGGCCGGCATGGCCGACGCCAACTCGACCGAGTTCAACCTGGAAACCGAGCACCCGGTGGTCGCGCTGATCACCGAGTGGGTCGACCGCGAAGGCAAGGTCGAGCAGCGCTCGGCCGATTCCGACCTGGGCGGCACCATGCGCCTGGGCGCGCAGCGCGTGCCGGTCAAGGAAGGCACCAAGGCCGCGGCAATCTATGGCGCCGAGGTCAACGAGCGCCACCGCCACCGCTACGAGGTCAACAACCACTACGTGCCGACGCTGGAGAAGGCCGGCATGGTGATCTCGGCGCGCACCCCGACCGAGAACCTGCCGGAGATGATGGAGCTGCCGGAGTCGATGCACCCGTGGTTTGTCGGCGTGCAGTTCCACCCGGAATTCACCTCGACGCCGCGCGACGGCCATCCGCTGTTCAAGGCCTACGTCGAAGCCGCGCTGGCCAGTCAGCAGCGCAAGGGCGCGTAA
- the kdsA gene encoding 3-deoxy-8-phosphooctulonate synthase, with protein MKLCGFEAGLDQPFFLIAGPCVIESEQMALDTAGELKAITTELGIPFIYKSSFDKANRSSGKSFRGLGMEKGLEILAHVKREIGVPVLTDIHEIDEIKPVAAVVDVLQTPAFLCRQTDFIRACAQSGKPVNIKKGQFLAPHDMKNVIDKARDAAREAGLPDDVFMACERGVSFGYNNLVSDMRSLAIMRETGAPVVFDATHSVQLPGGQGTSSGGQREFVPVLSRAAVATGVAGLFMETHPDPSKAMSDGPNAVPLSRMKELLSVLKELDTLVKRAGFLEDNFGWPACA; from the coding sequence ATGAAACTCTGTGGATTCGAGGCCGGCCTCGACCAGCCGTTCTTCCTGATCGCGGGTCCGTGCGTGATCGAGTCCGAGCAGATGGCGCTGGATACCGCGGGCGAGCTCAAGGCCATCACCACCGAGCTCGGTATCCCGTTCATCTACAAGTCGTCGTTCGACAAGGCCAACCGCTCGTCGGGCAAGTCGTTTCGCGGGCTGGGCATGGAGAAGGGCCTGGAGATCCTGGCCCACGTCAAGCGCGAGATCGGCGTGCCGGTGCTGACCGACATCCACGAGATCGACGAGATCAAACCCGTCGCCGCGGTGGTCGACGTGCTGCAGACGCCGGCGTTCCTGTGCCGCCAGACTGATTTCATCCGTGCCTGCGCGCAGAGCGGCAAGCCGGTGAATATCAAGAAGGGCCAGTTCCTGGCGCCGCACGACATGAAGAACGTGATCGACAAGGCCCGCGATGCCGCGCGCGAAGCCGGCCTGCCCGACGATGTCTTCATGGCCTGCGAACGTGGCGTCTCGTTCGGCTACAACAACCTCGTGTCCGACATGCGCTCGCTGGCGATCATGCGCGAGACCGGCGCCCCGGTGGTGTTCGACGCCACCCACTCGGTGCAGCTGCCCGGCGGCCAGGGCACCAGCTCGGGCGGCCAGCGCGAGTTCGTGCCGGTGCTGTCGCGCGCGGCGGTCGCCACCGGCGTCGCCGGCCTGTTCATGGAAACGCACCCGGACCCGAGCAAGGCCATGTCCGACGGCCCCAACGCGGTGCCGCTGTCGCGCATGAAGGAACTGCTGTCCGTGCTCAAGGAACTCGACACGCTGGTCAAGCGCGCCGGCTTCCTCGAAGACAACTTCGGCTGGCCGGCCTGCGCCTGA
- a CDS encoding DUF1330 domain-containing protein — protein MAAGFIIAYVVVTDPQQYEEYKVLSSKAMQIHGAEVLVRGGKTEPLEGEWAPTRVVVLKFPSYDAAKAFHDGEAYRAARKSREHAAKMNMIVVEGAA, from the coding sequence ATGGCCGCGGGCTTTATCATCGCCTACGTCGTCGTGACCGACCCCCAGCAGTACGAGGAATACAAGGTGCTTTCGAGCAAGGCCATGCAGATCCATGGCGCCGAGGTGCTGGTGCGCGGCGGCAAGACCGAGCCGCTCGAGGGCGAGTGGGCGCCGACGCGCGTGGTGGTGCTGAAATTCCCGAGCTATGACGCCGCCAAGGCCTTCCACGACGGCGAGGCCTACCGCGCCGCGCGCAAGTCGCGCGAGCATGCGGCGAAGATGAACATGATCGTGGTCGAAGGCGCCGCCTGA
- the eno gene encoding phosphopyruvate hydratase gives MSAIVDIIGREVLDSRGNPTVECDVLLESGVMGRAAVPSGASTGSREAIELRDGDKGRYLGKGVLKAVEHINTEISEAIMGLDASEQAFLDRTLIDLDGTENKSRLGANAMLAVSMAVAKAAAEEAGLPLYRYFGGSGAMQLPVPMMNIVNGGAHANNSLDIQEFMIMPVSATSFREALRCGAEIFHALKKILADKGMSTAVGDEGGFAPNFSSNEECLNTVVQAIEKAGYRAGEDVLLALDCAASEFYHEAEGVYQLEGEGLKLSSTQFADYLANLCDKFPIVSIEDGMAEGDWDGWKTLTEKLGTRVQLVGDDLFVTNTKILKEGIDKGIGNSILIKINQIGTLTETFAAIEMAKRAGYTAVISHRSGETEDSTIADIAVGTNAGQIKTGSLSRSDRIAKYNQLLRIEEDLGDIASYPGKSAFYNLR, from the coding sequence ATGAGTGCAATCGTAGATATCATCGGTCGCGAGGTTCTCGACTCGCGCGGCAATCCCACGGTCGAGTGCGACGTGCTGCTGGAATCCGGCGTGATGGGCCGCGCCGCGGTGCCGTCGGGCGCGTCGACCGGTTCGCGCGAAGCCATCGAGCTGCGCGACGGCGACAAGGGCCGCTACCTGGGCAAGGGCGTGCTGAAGGCGGTCGAGCATATCAATACCGAGATCTCCGAAGCCATCATGGGCCTGGATGCCTCCGAGCAGGCCTTCCTGGACCGCACCCTGATCGACCTCGACGGCACCGAGAACAAGAGCCGCCTGGGCGCCAACGCGATGCTGGCAGTGTCGATGGCGGTGGCCAAGGCCGCCGCCGAAGAAGCCGGCCTGCCGCTGTACCGCTACTTCGGCGGTTCGGGCGCGATGCAGCTGCCGGTGCCGATGATGAACATCGTCAACGGCGGCGCGCATGCCAACAACAGCCTGGACATCCAGGAATTCATGATCATGCCGGTGTCGGCGACCAGCTTCCGCGAAGCGCTGCGCTGCGGCGCCGAGATCTTCCATGCGCTGAAGAAGATCCTGGCCGACAAGGGCATGTCCACCGCGGTGGGCGACGAAGGCGGCTTTGCCCCCAACTTCTCCTCCAACGAGGAATGCCTGAACACCGTGGTGCAGGCCATCGAGAAGGCCGGCTACCGCGCCGGTGAAGACGTGCTGCTGGCGCTGGACTGCGCCGCCAGCGAGTTCTACCACGAGGCCGAGGGCGTGTACCAGCTCGAAGGCGAAGGCCTGAAGCTGAGCTCGACCCAGTTCGCCGATTACCTGGCCAACCTGTGCGACAAGTTCCCGATCGTGTCGATCGAGGACGGCATGGCCGAAGGCGACTGGGACGGCTGGAAGACCCTGACCGAAAAGCTGGGCACGCGCGTGCAACTGGTCGGCGACGACCTGTTCGTCACCAACACCAAGATCCTGAAGGAAGGCATCGACAAGGGCATCGGCAACTCGATCCTGATCAAGATCAACCAGATCGGCACCCTGACCGAGACCTTCGCCGCCATCGAGATGGCCAAGCGCGCCGGCTACACCGCCGTGATCTCGCACCGCTCGGGCGAAACCGAGGACAGCACCATCGCCGACATCGCCGTGGGCACCAACGCCGGCCAGATCAAGACCGGCTCGCTGTCGCGCTCGGACCGCATCGCCAAGTACAACCAGCTGCTGCGCATCGAGGAAGACCTGGGCGATATCGCCAGCTACCCGGGCAAGAGCGCGTTCTACAACCTGCGCTGA
- the ftsB gene encoding cell division protein FtsB, which translates to MRLISLLLFVLLLAIQYPLWLGKGGWLRVWDLNRQLTEQGTRNQTLKLRNAKLEGEVADLQDGTGAIEERARYELGMVREGEVFVQFVAPAPKISATPPLPPPPNSVAGRGGH; encoded by the coding sequence ATGCGCCTGATTTCGCTGCTGTTGTTCGTGCTGCTGCTTGCCATCCAGTACCCGCTCTGGCTTGGCAAGGGCGGCTGGCTGCGCGTGTGGGATCTGAACCGCCAGCTGACCGAGCAGGGCACCCGCAACCAGACGCTCAAGCTGCGCAACGCCAAGCTGGAAGGCGAAGTGGCCGACCTGCAGGACGGCACCGGCGCCATCGAGGAACGCGCCCGCTATGAGCTGGGCATGGTGCGCGAAGGCGAGGTCTTCGTGCAGTTCGTCGCGCCGGCGCCCAAGATCAGCGCCACGCCACCGCTGCCGCCGCCGCCGAATTCGGTTGCCGGCCGGGGCGGCCACTAG
- a CDS encoding Hsp33 family molecular chaperone HslO, whose protein sequence is MTDTTTPDTLQKFLFDAAPVRGELVRMEATWQEVLGRHRYPAPVRRLLGEMMAAAALLSANLKFNGALVMQLHGDGPVRMLVVECLSDLSMRATAKLAEGAQLADDATLAQMVNLHGHGRFAITLDPKDKLPGQQPYQGIVPLADAHGPLGSISAVLEHYMQASEQLDTRLWLAADDHVAAGMLLQKLPAYGGTADVGETGAPLASHAKAQDLDTWDRAVQLGTTLKAEELLAETPDTLLRRLFWEDLQDAGLRVFEPLTPHFHCSCSRPKVAGMLQSLGQAEIESIIAERGHVEIHCDFCGQRYEFDPVDCAQLFSPTPVATGAGAGATQHH, encoded by the coding sequence GTGACCGATACCACCACCCCCGACACCCTGCAGAAGTTCCTGTTCGACGCGGCCCCCGTGCGCGGCGAGCTGGTGCGCATGGAAGCCACCTGGCAAGAAGTGCTCGGCCGCCACCGCTACCCCGCACCGGTGCGCCGGCTGCTGGGCGAGATGATGGCCGCCGCGGCGCTGCTGTCGGCCAACCTGAAATTCAACGGGGCGCTGGTGATGCAGCTGCACGGCGACGGCCCGGTGCGCATGCTGGTGGTGGAATGCCTGTCCGACTTGTCGATGCGCGCCACCGCCAAGCTGGCCGAGGGCGCGCAGCTGGCCGACGACGCCACGCTGGCACAAATGGTCAACCTCCACGGCCATGGCCGCTTTGCCATCACGCTGGACCCGAAGGACAAGCTGCCGGGCCAGCAGCCGTACCAGGGCATCGTGCCGCTGGCCGACGCGCACGGCCCGCTGGGCTCGATCAGCGCCGTGCTGGAGCACTACATGCAGGCCTCGGAGCAGCTCGACACGCGCCTGTGGCTGGCCGCCGACGACCATGTCGCCGCCGGCATGCTGCTGCAGAAACTGCCGGCCTATGGCGGCACCGCCGACGTCGGCGAGACCGGTGCGCCGCTGGCGAGCCATGCCAAGGCGCAGGACCTCGATACCTGGGATCGCGCGGTCCAGCTCGGCACCACGCTGAAGGCCGAAGAACTGCTGGCCGAGACCCCCGACACCCTGCTGCGCCGCCTGTTCTGGGAAGACCTGCAGGACGCCGGCCTGCGCGTATTTGAGCCGCTGACGCCGCATTTCCACTGCAGCTGCTCGCGCCCGAAGGTGGCCGGCATGCTGCAGTCACTGGGCCAGGCGGAGATCGAAAGCATCATCGCCGAGCGCGGCCATGTCGAGATCCACTGCGACTTCTGCGGCCAGCGCTATGAGTTCGACCCGGTCGACTGCGCGCAGCTGTTCTCGCCCACCCCGGTCGCCACCGGCGCCGGCGCCGGCGCAACGCAGCACCACTGA
- a CDS encoding gamma carbonic anhydrase family protein has translation MALYQLGDVKPSIDSEAYVAPEATIIGNVTLKSRASAWPGVVIRGDNEPIVVGADTNIQEGSVLHTDPGCPLTLGDKVSIGHQAMLHGCTVGEGSLIGIQAVVLNRAVIGKECLVGAGAVVTEGKVFPDRSLILGAPAKVVRQLTDADVANLYRNAETYATRQALYKQQLKRIG, from the coding sequence ATGGCGCTTTACCAGCTCGGCGACGTCAAGCCCAGTATCGACAGCGAAGCCTACGTGGCCCCCGAAGCCACCATCATCGGCAACGTGACCCTCAAGTCCCGCGCCAGCGCCTGGCCCGGTGTCGTGATCCGCGGCGACAACGAGCCGATCGTGGTCGGCGCGGACACCAACATCCAGGAAGGTTCGGTGCTGCATACCGACCCGGGCTGCCCGCTGACGCTGGGCGACAAGGTCTCGATCGGCCACCAGGCCATGCTGCACGGCTGCACCGTGGGCGAAGGCTCGCTGATCGGGATCCAGGCCGTGGTGCTGAACCGTGCCGTGATCGGCAAGGAATGCCTGGTAGGCGCCGGCGCCGTGGTGACCGAGGGCAAGGTCTTCCCCGACCGTTCGCTGATCCTGGGCGCGCCGGCCAAGGTGGTGCGCCAGCTCACCGATGCCGACGTCGCCAACCTGTATCGCAACGCCGAGACCTACGCCACGCGGCAGGCCCTGTACAAGCAACAGCTCAAGCGGATCGGCTGA
- a CDS encoding ferritin-like domain-containing protein — protein MAADPDFTPMPEKTLAATPPDPSPSPRRQALAVLCQTEPRDKAVAARALYRSVMTLPDAALGAGEAIHAEAAHDIPGRPARPALVAPQQVERRRSLQTPAGRAAMIHALCHIEFNAINLALDAAWRFAGMPPAYYRDWLRVADEEAYHFTLLADHLGTLGAAYGDFPAHNSLWEMTDKTAGDVLARMALVPRTLEARGLDASLPVRARLAGAGDHAAAAIIDIILRDEVGHVAIGNHWYRWLCAQRGLDPVATYAQLAGQYRAPKLRGPFNLEARRAAGFDEDELAWLEASAG, from the coding sequence ATGGCGGCAGACCCGGATTTTACGCCCATGCCAGAAAAAACACTTGCCGCCACGCCGCCTGATCCGTCACCTTCACCACGCCGCCAGGCGCTGGCGGTGCTGTGCCAGACGGAACCGCGCGACAAGGCCGTGGCGGCACGCGCACTTTATCGAAGCGTCATGACGCTGCCCGATGCCGCCCTCGGCGCAGGCGAGGCAATCCACGCCGAGGCCGCCCACGACATCCCCGGCCGGCCGGCACGGCCGGCGCTGGTGGCGCCGCAGCAGGTCGAGCGGCGCCGCTCGCTGCAGACTCCGGCCGGGCGCGCGGCGATGATCCACGCGCTGTGCCATATCGAGTTCAATGCCATCAACCTGGCGCTGGACGCGGCCTGGCGCTTTGCCGGCATGCCGCCCGCGTATTACCGCGACTGGCTGCGCGTGGCCGATGAAGAGGCGTACCACTTCACGCTGCTGGCCGACCACCTCGGCACGCTCGGCGCCGCCTACGGCGATTTCCCGGCCCACAACAGCCTGTGGGAGATGACCGACAAGACCGCCGGCGACGTGCTCGCGCGCATGGCGCTGGTGCCGCGCACGCTCGAGGCGCGCGGGCTCGATGCCTCGCTGCCGGTGCGCGCGCGGCTGGCCGGCGCCGGCGACCATGCCGCCGCGGCCATCATCGACATCATCCTGCGCGACGAAGTCGGCCACGTCGCCATCGGCAACCACTGGTACCGCTGGCTGTGCGCGCAGCGCGGGCTCGATCCTGTTGCCACCTACGCGCAACTGGCCGGGCAGTACCGCGCGCCCAAGCTGCGCGGGCCGTTCAACCTCGAGGCGCGCCGCGCCGCGGGCTTCGACGAAGACGAGCTGGCCTGGCTGGAAGCATCGGCCGGCTAG
- a CDS encoding acyl-CoA synthetase: MAAAALPASRRDDYRALYESFRWEIPPQFNIAEACCGRWARDPATMDRIAVYTEHEDGRRNAHSFAYIQAEANRLAAALRALGVARGERVAIVMPQRIETVIAHMAIYQLGAIAMPLSMLFGPEALAYRIAHSEAGVAIADETSIDNLLAARPECPTLATVIAAGDARGRGDHDWDQLLAAQLPTFVAEQTKADEAAVLIYTSGTTGPPKGALIPHRALIGNLTGFVCSQNWYPQDHDVFWSPADWAWTGGLWDALMPALYFGKPIVGYQGRFSAERAFELLERYAVTNTFLFPTALKQMMKACPEPRRHYDIRLRALMSAGEAVGETVFGWCRDALGVLVNEMFGQTEINYIVGNCTAQNDDERLGWPARPGSMGRPYPGHRVQVIDDEGRPCAPGEDGEVAVCATDSAGHPDPVFFLGYWKNEAATAAKYAERDGLRWCRTGDLARVDADGYLWYQGRADDVFKSSGYRIGPSEIENCLLKHPAVSNCAVVPSPDPERGAVVKAFVVLTPSVARSFDGDAALVAELQAHVRGQLAPYEYPKAIEFIDQLPMTTTGKVQRRVLRLLEEERAAEQRRSA, from the coding sequence ATGGCCGCAGCTGCCTTGCCGGCAAGCCGGCGCGACGACTACCGCGCCCTGTATGAATCCTTCCGCTGGGAGATTCCGCCGCAGTTCAACATCGCCGAAGCCTGCTGCGGCCGCTGGGCCCGCGACCCGGCCACCATGGACCGCATCGCGGTCTATACCGAGCACGAGGACGGCCGCCGCAACGCGCATAGCTTTGCCTATATCCAGGCCGAGGCCAACCGGCTGGCGGCGGCGCTGCGCGCGCTGGGCGTGGCGCGCGGCGAGCGCGTGGCGATCGTGATGCCGCAACGCATCGAGACCGTGATCGCGCATATGGCGATCTACCAGCTCGGCGCCATCGCCATGCCGCTGTCGATGCTGTTCGGGCCGGAGGCGCTGGCCTACCGTATCGCGCACAGCGAAGCCGGCGTGGCGATCGCCGACGAGACCTCGATCGACAACCTGCTGGCGGCGCGCCCCGAATGCCCGACGCTGGCCACCGTGATCGCCGCCGGCGACGCCCGAGGCCGCGGCGACCACGACTGGGACCAGCTGCTCGCGGCGCAGCTGCCGACCTTCGTCGCCGAGCAGACCAAGGCCGACGAAGCCGCGGTGCTGATCTACACCAGCGGCACCACCGGCCCACCCAAGGGCGCGCTGATCCCGCACCGCGCGCTGATCGGCAACCTGACCGGCTTTGTCTGTTCGCAGAACTGGTATCCGCAGGACCACGACGTGTTCTGGAGCCCGGCCGACTGGGCCTGGACCGGCGGCCTGTGGGATGCGCTGATGCCGGCGCTGTATTTCGGCAAGCCGATCGTCGGCTACCAGGGCCGCTTCTCCGCCGAGCGCGCCTTCGAGCTGCTGGAGCGCTACGCCGTCACCAACACCTTCCTGTTCCCGACCGCGCTCAAGCAGATGATGAAGGCCTGCCCCGAGCCGCGCCGGCACTACGACATCCGCCTGCGCGCGCTGATGAGCGCCGGCGAGGCGGTCGGCGAGACCGTATTCGGCTGGTGCCGCGACGCGCTCGGCGTGCTCGTCAACGAGATGTTCGGCCAGACCGAGATCAACTACATCGTCGGCAACTGCACCGCGCAGAATGACGACGAGCGGCTGGGCTGGCCGGCCCGGCCGGGTTCGATGGGACGCCCCTATCCCGGCCACCGCGTGCAGGTGATCGATGACGAAGGCCGGCCCTGCGCGCCGGGCGAGGACGGCGAGGTCGCGGTGTGCGCCACCGACAGCGCCGGGCATCCGGACCCGGTGTTCTTCCTCGGCTACTGGAAGAACGAAGCCGCCACCGCGGCCAAGTACGCCGAGCGCGATGGCCTGCGCTGGTGCCGCACTGGTGACCTGGCGCGCGTCGACGCCGACGGCTACCTGTGGTACCAGGGGCGCGCCGACGATGTGTTCAAGTCCTCGGGCTACCGCATCGGGCCGAGCGAGATCGAGAACTGCCTGCTCAAGCATCCGGCGGTGTCCAACTGCGCCGTGGTGCCGTCGCCCGATCCGGAGCGCGGCGCGGTGGTCAAGGCCTTCGTGGTGCTGACGCCGTCGGTGGCGCGTTCGTTCGACGGCGACGCGGCGCTGGTCGCGGAACTGCAGGCGCATGTGCGCGGCCAGCTGGCGCCGTACGAATATCCGAAGGCGATCGAATTCATCGACCAGTTGCCGATGACCACCACCGGCAAGGTCCAGCGGCGGGTATTGCGGCTGCTGGAAGAGGAACGCGCCGCCGAACAGCGCCGGTCAGCCTAG
- a CDS encoding alpha/beta fold hydrolase, translated as MTIKETSRSEFITVRGLRYHVRHWGTPGARKLFMLHGWMDVAASFQFLVDHLRGDWHVIAPDWRGFGATDWPTRYPGTQSYWFADYLADLEALLDHYAPAGQVDLVGHSMGANVICLYAGIRPQRVRRVVDLEGFGMTATRPEQAPRRYARWLDEVRAGTELKTYDSLDGVAARLQKTNPRLPDERAAFLAAHWSRRNAEGHWEILGDPAHKLVNPMLYRLDEVMAVWEQVTAPVLHVEARASETLRHIAHKQAIDEFRQRFRAFRDFREAVVEDAGHMLHHDQPAAVAELVESFCAGT; from the coding sequence ATGACAATCAAGGAAACCTCGCGGTCTGAATTTATCACGGTGCGCGGCCTGCGCTACCACGTGCGCCACTGGGGCACCCCCGGCGCGCGCAAGCTGTTCATGCTGCATGGGTGGATGGACGTGGCCGCGTCGTTCCAGTTCCTGGTCGACCACCTGCGCGGCGACTGGCACGTGATCGCGCCCGACTGGCGCGGCTTCGGCGCGACCGACTGGCCCACGCGCTACCCCGGCACGCAGTCGTACTGGTTTGCCGACTACCTCGCCGACCTCGAGGCGCTGCTCGACCACTATGCGCCCGCGGGCCAGGTCGACCTGGTCGGCCACAGCATGGGCGCCAACGTGATCTGCCTGTATGCCGGCATCCGCCCGCAGCGCGTGCGCCGCGTGGTGGACCTGGAAGGCTTCGGCATGACCGCGACGCGGCCGGAGCAGGCGCCCCGGCGCTATGCGCGCTGGCTCGACGAAGTACGCGCAGGCACCGAGCTGAAGACCTACGACAGCCTCGACGGCGTCGCCGCGCGCCTGCAGAAGACCAATCCGCGCCTGCCCGACGAGCGCGCCGCGTTCCTGGCCGCGCACTGGTCGCGCCGCAACGCCGAGGGCCACTGGGAGATCCTGGGCGATCCCGCACACAAGCTGGTCAATCCGATGCTGTACCGGCTCGATGAAGTGATGGCGGTGTGGGAGCAGGTCACCGCGCCGGTATTGCACGTCGAGGCGCGCGCTTCGGAGACGCTGCGCCATATTGCCCACAAGCAGGCCATCGATGAATTCAGGCAGCGCTTCCGCGCTTTCCGCGATTTCCGCGAGGCGGTGGTGGAGGACGCCGGCCACATGCTGCACCACGACCAGCCCGCGGCCGTGGCGGAACTGGTGGAATCGTTCTGCGCCGGCACCTGA